In the genome of Candidatus Dormiibacterota bacterium, the window GTCGAGCGCAGCCACCTTGGTGTCGACCAGCCCGCAGGGAAGGATGTCCTCGCGCAGCCGGTTCTCGGTGATGTCGCTGACATGACCGCCGGCGCGCCGCGGCCAGGCGATCCAGAGCGAGCCCTCGCGGTGGATCGCCTCCCGCAGTGCCGGAAGCCGCTCCACCAGCAGCTTCCGCTCGCGGAGGAAGGCGAGCACCACGTCGTGCGCCCCGGCGAGCTCGGCCTCGACCACGACGCCGTCGGGCAGCTCTGGGATCGCCCAGCCCGCCGGCGCGTCGACGACCGCGACCGACGCGCCCGGCCGGATGCCGAGCTTGCGCGCCAGCGGCGTGCCCGAGTACCCCGCCATCCGGCGACCGGCTACGACGCCTGGGCCGCGTGCTCCTTCCGGTACTCGTCGATGAGATGCTGGGCGACCTGCGGTGGCACCTCCTCGAAGTGGGAGAACTCCATCGTGTAGCGACCCCGTCCCTGGGTGACGGCGCGCAGGTCGATGGGGAACGTGTACATCTCCGACTGGGGCACCTGGGCGGTCACCTCGGAGCGGCCGTCGCCGGTGGGGTTCATCCCCGCCACCCGTCCGCGGCGGCTGTTGAGGATGCCGATGGCGTCGCCCATCAGCCGCTCCGGCACCACCACGCGGACGTTGACCACCGGCTCGAGCAGCACCGGCCTCGCCTCCTGCACCGCCTTGCGCATGGCGATGGCCCCCGCGGTCTGGAAGGCGATGTCCTTGCCGTCCACGGGATGGGTGCTGCCGTCGACCAGCCGCACCTTGACGTCGACGATCGGATACCCGGCCACCGCACCCTGGGCGAGGGTCTGCTTCACCCCCTTCTCCACCGAGGGGCGGAACTGCTGGGGGATGGAGCCGCCGAAGATCTTGTCCTGCCATTCGTACCCGCCGCCGCGTGGCAGCGGCTCGATCTCGATGGTGCAGTCGCCGTACTGCCCGGCACCGCCGGTCTGCTTCTTGTGCTTGTGCTGCACCTTGGCGGTCCCGGTGATGGTCTCGCGGTACGCGATCCTCGGGGTCGAGAGGGTGGCGTCGACGCCGTAGCGGCGCTTGATCCGCTCCAGGCTGACGTCGAGGTGGGTGTCGCCGAGGCCGTGGACCACCTCCTCGCCGGTGGCGGGGTCGCGGCCGAGGGTGAAGGTGAGGTCCTCGTCGGCCTGCCGGGCGAGGGCGCTGTGGATCTTGTCCTCGTCGCCCTTGCTCCGCGCGGCGATCGCCATCGTGTAGGCGGCGGCGGGATAGGCGATCGGCGGGAGGGTGACCGGCGTGTCCCGGGCGCAGAGGGTGTCGCCGGTGGCGGTGACCGCGAGCTTGGTGACCGCGCCGATGTCGCCGGCGGGGATGTCGCTGGCGGTGACCACCTGCTTGCCCATCGGCCGGCCGAGGCCGCTGAGCCGCTCCTCCTGGCCCCTCTGGACGTTGAACGGATGCGAGTCGGCACGCATGGTGCCGCGGAGCACCCGGAAGTAGCTGACCCTCCCGAAGGGGTCGGACGTGGTCTTGAAGACCTGGGCGACGAGCGGGCCGTTGGGATCGCACTCGATCTCGACCGGCCGGTCGTGGGCGTCGACCCCGGTGTGCACTCGCTCCTTCGGAGAGGGGAGGAAGCGGTTGATGGCGTCGAGCACGGTGCTGGAGCCCTTCAGCAGCGGCGATGCGGTGGGCATGATCGGGATCAGGCTGCCCCGCAGCGCCGCGGTGTGGAGGGCGCCGTGGACCTCGTCGACGGTGAGCTCGATGCCCTCCAGGTACTTCTCCAGCAGGGCGTCGTCGGTCTCGGCGGCGGCGTCGACCAGCGCCGAGTGGGCCCGCTCCACCTCGTCGCGCATGTTCTCGGGGAGCGGCACCTCCGTGCAGCCGCCCTGGGCGTCGAACTCGTAGGCCCGATCGTCGACCAGGTCCACGAAGCCGCGGAAGCTCTCGGCGGAGCCGATCGGCACGGCGACCGCGATGGCCCTGCGCCCCAGCTGCTCACGGAGGGCGTCGACGGTGGCCTCGTAGGCGGCGTTCTCCTTGTCCATCTTCGTCACCACCACCAGCGCCGGCATCCGCGCCTCGCTGATCCGCTCCCAGGCGAACTCGGCGCCGACCGGGACGGTGCCGGTGGCGCCGACCACGAGCAGCGCGGAGTCGGCGGCGGCGAGCGCCTGCACCACCTCGCCGGCGAAGTCCGGGAACCCGGGGGTGTCGAGCAGGTTGATGCGCACCCCGTTCCAGTCGCAGTGGGCGACCGCGGTGGTGATGCTGATCGAGCGCCGCTGCTCCTCGGGTTCGAAGTCGAGGATGGAGGTGCCCTGGTCGGTCGAGCCCAGCCGCGCGGTGGCGCCGGCCACGTGCATCAGCGCCTCACAGAGCGTGGTCTTGCCGTCATGGCTGTGCCCCAGCACGGCGACGGAACGGATGCGCTCGGGCGTGGGCGACGGCATGGCTCGACTCCTCCCCACCAGGTCTGCCGGTCGAAAGCGCACATGGTAGTTGCTGGATTCCGTTCGTTCCACCCACAACATGGGCGGGCGCTCCGAGGGTGGGAACGAGCCGCTCGACCGCGGCCCGCAAGCACTATCGTTGCGGGCGCGCCATGCCCCGCATCCCCGTCGCCACCCTCTGCGCGCCGGTGGTCGCAGCGCTGACCGCATGCGGGTCGGCCGCGGCCCCGACCGTCCACTGCAGCACTCCCACGCGCTCCGATCCCCCCACTCCGAACGCGGTCGCCGGGGTGGTGGGCTTCGCCGCCGATCGGGGCTGGCTGGAGGGCGCGGGTGCGATCGCGTTCACCGCCACCGTCCGAGGCCCCGCACGCTTCCGGGCCGACTGCGCCGGCCCCCTCCAGGTCGTGGTCAGCGACTCGGCCGACATCCACGTGTTCTCCGCGGCGCCGCCGGCGGTGCGGGGGGTGCCCTGCGGGGTGGTGAACCTGCCCCGCGGCCGCTCGGCGGAGTACGAGCTGAGCTGGCGGGTCGACTCCAGCCTCCCCTCGGGCCTGTACGAGGCCACCCTCGTCCTCGGCGACCAGCCCGCCGCCACCCTGCAGCTGCGGCTCGGCCGGGCCGACCCGGTCTGCCGCTAACGCTCCGCCACCACCAGCAGCGTCTCCGACAGGCCGGTGGCGCGATAGCGGGTCCAGCCGTCGTGGACGGCGCGCACCCGCAGCCCGGCGCGGGCGAAGAGCGCGGGCACCTCGGCGAGGGTGGTCAGCTGCCCGGTGGTCTGCTGGACGGCGACGCTGCCGTCGTCGAGGATGCCGATCTCGCGGAGCACGAAGGTCCGCCGGCGCTCGTCGTAGAGGGTGTCGGTGAGCAGCAGGTGGGGGCGGTCGGACACCAGCGAGCGCGGGACCACGTCCCAGGCGGTGATCCGCCCGGGCGGGTGGTCGGGCCGCACCCGGAGCTCGGCGACGAGGCGGCCCCCGGGGCGCAGCGCGGCGGCGAGCCGGCGCAGCACCGCCACCTGCTCGCGGCGGGCGAAGGCCTCGAGGATGAAGTACACGAGGATCACCGCGTCGAAGTCGCCGTGGCCCTCCAGGCTGCGCAGATCGGCGCGGCGGAACTCCGCCGCCACCCCCGCCTCGCGGGCGAGGATGCGGGCGTGGCGCAGCACCGGCTCGCCGGTGTCGACGCCGACCACGTCCCAGCCGAGCCTGGCGAGACGGACGGCGTAGAGGCCCGGCCCGCAGCCGGCGTCGAGCAGCCGTCCCGGCGGCGGGGCGATCAGCCGGGCGAGCCGGGCGACGTGGCGCTCGATCACGGGGATGCGGCGGCTGGCGCCGTCGTGCCTCTGGTCGAGGTGCTCGCGGAGCAGCCGCCGGCTCATCACCGGGTCGCCCCAGTCGAGCTCGGCGGCGGCGTCGAAGGCGGTGGGGAGCCGCGGGATCGCCGAGGGACGCAGCGGTCGTCTCATGCCCGCGTACGGTAGTACTCTCGTTGCGTGACGCCCCCTCACTGGTTGGTGCTGGTCGCCGGAGCGCTGATCGGCGGCTACCTGGTGGGGAGCCTTCCGGTGGCCTGGCTGGTGGTCCGGCGCGGTCGCGGCATCGACCTCCGGCAGACCGGTCGCGGTCGGGCCGGCGCGCTCGACGCCCTCGCCGCCGGCGGCCTCCGCGCCGCCGCCCTCACCGTGGTGCTGGAGCTGATCAAGGGCGCGGTGGTCGGCCTGGGGGCGCGCGTCTACGACGGTGACCCCTGGTTCGCCGCCACCGCGATCGCCGGCTGCGTGGTCGGCGACGCCTTTCCCATCGGGATCCGCCGCGGCCGCCGCGGCATCGTCCCGCTGGTGGCGGGGGTGGTGGCGGCGCTGCCCTCGGTCTGGTGGGCGGGGCTGATCATCGCCCTCCCCGGGGTGGTGCTGCTCGGCCTGCGCGGCCGCGCCTTCGAGCAGCTCGTCGCCCTCTGCGTGCCCCTGGGGCTGCTCCTCGGCACCCGCGACGC includes:
- a CDS encoding class I SAM-dependent methyltransferase, which gives rise to MRRPLRPSAIPRLPTAFDAAAELDWGDPVMSRRLLREHLDQRHDGASRRIPVIERHVARLARLIAPPPGRLLDAGCGPGLYAVRLARLGWDVVGVDTGEPVLRHARILAREAGVAAEFRRADLRSLEGHGDFDAVILVYFILEAFARREQVAVLRRLAAALRPGGRLVAELRVRPDHPPGRITAWDVVPRSLVSDRPHLLLTDTLYDERRRTFVLREIGILDDGSVAVQQTTGQLTTLAEVPALFARAGLRVRAVHDGWTRYRATGLSETLLVVAER
- a CDS encoding DUF3052 family protein, whose protein sequence is MAGYSGTPLARKLGIRPGASVAVVDAPAGWAIPELPDGVVVEAELAGAHDVVLAFLRERKLLVERLPALREAIHREGSLWIAWPRRAGGHVSDITENRLREDILPCGLVDTKVAALDEDWSGLRFVWRRRLRASR
- the fusA gene encoding elongation factor G codes for the protein MPSPTPERIRSVAVLGHSHDGKTTLCEALMHVAGATARLGSTDQGTSILDFEPEEQRRSISITTAVAHCDWNGVRINLLDTPGFPDFAGEVVQALAAADSALLVVGATGTVPVGAEFAWERISEARMPALVVVTKMDKENAAYEATVDALREQLGRRAIAVAVPIGSAESFRGFVDLVDDRAYEFDAQGGCTEVPLPENMRDEVERAHSALVDAAAETDDALLEKYLEGIELTVDEVHGALHTAALRGSLIPIMPTASPLLKGSSTVLDAINRFLPSPKERVHTGVDAHDRPVEIECDPNGPLVAQVFKTTSDPFGRVSYFRVLRGTMRADSHPFNVQRGQEERLSGLGRPMGKQVVTASDIPAGDIGAVTKLAVTATGDTLCARDTPVTLPPIAYPAAAYTMAIAARSKGDEDKIHSALARQADEDLTFTLGRDPATGEEVVHGLGDTHLDVSLERIKRRYGVDATLSTPRIAYRETITGTAKVQHKHKKQTGGAGQYGDCTIEIEPLPRGGGYEWQDKIFGGSIPQQFRPSVEKGVKQTLAQGAVAGYPIVDVKVRLVDGSTHPVDGKDIAFQTAGAIAMRKAVQEARPVLLEPVVNVRVVVPERLMGDAIGILNSRRGRVAGMNPTGDGRSEVTAQVPQSEMYTFPIDLRAVTQGRGRYTMEFSHFEEVPPQVAQHLIDEYRKEHAAQAS
- a CDS encoding glycerol-3-phosphate acyltransferase produces the protein MTPPHWLVLVAGALIGGYLVGSLPVAWLVVRRGRGIDLRQTGRGRAGALDALAAGGLRAAALTVVLELIKGAVVGLGARVYDGDPWFAATAIAGCVVGDAFPIGIRRGRRGIVPLVAGVVAALPSVWWAGLIIALPGVVLLGLRGRAFEQLVALCVPLGLLLGTRDARTLGPAAVIVVALVARNRMRIRQRREARRRTELGAAAVPLVVEPPRGPGRLPDS